Proteins from a genomic interval of Syngnathoides biaculeatus isolate LvHL_M chromosome 23, ASM1980259v1, whole genome shotgun sequence:
- the bmf2 gene encoding BCL2 modifying factor 2, with protein MDDEEEDTSRLRPAAFGGFKCEERPRRLDSRPDRDGVGVGVPALASRLQHRLPFHGNAALRSHFPAQFQPLEDRGARLAPREDGQEEEDGGPAEGPGRGRAGLSPEAQIGQKLREIGDKFQRDHVDLLLGQNLPTWMRLTMAALGFLFPRPRPVPRHR; from the exons ATGGACGATGAGGAGGAAGACACGTCGCGGCTCCGGCCCGCCGCCTTCGGGGGCTTCAAGTGCGAAGAGCGGCCCAGGCGGCTGGACTCTCGTCCCGACCGCGACGGCGTCGGCGTCGGCGTGCCGGCTCTCGCCTCGCGGCTGCAGCATCGGCTTCCCTTTCACG GCAACGCGGCGCTGCGCTCACACTTCCCCGCGCAGTTCCAGCCCCTGGAGGATCGGGGGGCCCGTCTGGCCCCCCGGGAAGacgggcaggaggaagaggacggCGGGCCGGCAGAGGGACCCGGCCGGGGGCGGGCGGGGCTGAGCCCGGAGGCGCAAATCGGACAAAAACTTCGGGAGATCGGAGACAAGTTCCAGCGGGATCACGTTGACCTG TTGCTGGGACAAAACTTGCCCACGTGGATGCGCCTGACCATGGCGGCGTTGGGCTTCCTGTTCCCCCGACCTCGTCCGGTCCCTCGGCACAGATGA